In Nocardia sputorum, a single genomic region encodes these proteins:
- a CDS encoding toxin HicA: MGKREKLLAKMRESQTNVSYQDLYNVCCDHFGLPRQEGSSHAVFKMPWAGDPRVNIQKGRDGNAKSYQVRQVLAAIDKLLEIEAKEDA, encoded by the coding sequence GTGGGTAAGCGTGAGAAGCTCCTGGCGAAGATGCGGGAATCACAAACCAACGTGAGCTACCAGGATCTCTACAACGTCTGCTGCGATCACTTCGGGCTCCCACGCCAAGAAGGCAGCAGCCATGCCGTCTTCAAGATGCCTTGGGCAGGTGACCCACGTGTAAATATCCAAAAGGGACGGGACGGGAATGCCAAGTCCTACCAAGTCAGGCAAGTGCTCGCAGCGATAGACAAGCTGCTCGAGATAGAAGCAAAGGAGGATGCCTGA